In Equus caballus isolate H_3958 breed thoroughbred chromosome 28, TB-T2T, whole genome shotgun sequence, the following proteins share a genomic window:
- the DENND6B gene encoding protein DENND6B isoform X19 translates to MDALSGAGPRRARGRPGARSSGVRAPAAPWARFSAWLECVCVVTFDLELGQALELVYPSDFRLTDKEKSSICYLSFPDSHSGCLGDTQFSFRIRQCGGQRSPWHDDRHYDTGAPVSLQREPAHYFGYVYFRQVKDSSVKRGYFQKSLVLVSRLPFVRLFQALLSLIAPEYFDKLAPCLEAVCNEIDQWPAPMPGQTLNLPVMGVILQVRIPSRVDKPESSAPKQCGHENLLPAPVVLSSVHELDLFSCLHPLKFCCDYRPYFTIHDSEFREFTTRTQAPPNVVLGVTNPFFIKMLQHWPHILRVGEPRMSGDLPKQVKLKKPSRLKTLDTKPGLYTAYTAHLHRDKALLKRLLKGLQKKRPSDMQTALLRRHLLELTQSFIIPLEHYMTSLMPLQKSIMPWKTPPQIRPFRQDDFLCSLEHAGPQLTCILKGDWLGLYRRFFKSPHFDGWYRQRHKEMVQKLEALHLEAICEAQNIEAWMKDKSEVEIVDLVLKLREKLVWAQGHQLPVKEATLQRAQLYIETIIGSLPKDLQAVLCPP, encoded by the exons CTGGTGTACCCCAGTGACTTCCGGCTCACGGACAAGGAG AAAAGCAGCATCTGCTACCTGTCCTTTCCTGACTCCCACTCAG GCTGCCTGGGGGACACTCAGTTCAGCTTCCGAATTCGTCAGTGTGGAGGGCAGAGGAGCCCCTGGCACGACGACAGGCACTATGACACTGGGGCTCCCGTGTCACTGCAG AGGGAGCCGGCACACTACTTTGGCTACGTGTACTTCAGGCAGGTGAAGGACAGCTCTGTGAAGAGGGGCTACTTCCAGAAG TCTCTGGTGCTGGTGTCCCGCCTGCCCTTTGTCCGGCTGTTCCAGGCGCTGCTGAGCCTGATCGCCCCTGAGTACTTTGACAAGCTCGCCCCCTGCCTGGAAGCAG TGTGCAATGAGATTGACCAGTGGCCGGCCCCCATGCCCGGGCAGACCCTGAACTTGCCTGTCATGGGAGTCATCCTCCAG GTGCGCATCCCTTCCAGGGTGGACAAGCCTGAATCTAGTGCTCCGAAGCAGTGTGGCCACGAG AACCTGCTGCCAGCCCCAGTGGTCCTCTCCAGCGTGCATGAGCTAGACCTGTTCAG CTGCCTGCATCCCCTGAAGTTCTGCTGTGACTACCGCCCCTACTTCACCATCCATGACAGCGAGTTCAGGGAGTTCACCACGCGTACACAGGCCCC aCCAAACGTGGTCCTGGGAGTCACAAACCCTTTCTTTATCAAAATGCTCCAGCACTGGCCCCACATCCTTCGTGTCGGGGAGCCCAGGATGTCAG GGGACCTTCCTAAGCAGGTTAAGCTGAAAAAGCCCTCAAGGCTGAAAACCCTTGACACCAAGCCAG GCCTCTACACTGCATACACGGCCCACCTCCACCGAGACAAGGCGCTGCTCAAACGGCTGCTCAAG GGCCTGCAGAAGAAGCGGCCGTCAGACATGCAGACCGCGCTGCTGAGGCGGCACCTCCTGGAGCTCACACAGAGCTTCATCATCCCCCTG GAGCACTACATGACCAGCCTCATGCCCCTGCAGAAGAGCATCATGCCCTGGAAG ACCCCTCCCCAGATCCGTCCCTTCCGCCAGGATGACTTCCTGTGTAGCCTGGAGCACGCGGGGCCCCAGCTCACCTGCATCCTCAAGGGTGACTGGCTGGGCCTCTACAG GAGGTTTTTCAAGTCCCCACATTTTGATGGCTGGTACCGGCAGCGGCACAAAGAGATGGTCCAGAAGCTGGAGGCCCTGCACCTCGAGGCCATCTGTGAGGCG CAGAACATCGAGGCCTGGATGAAGGACAAGTCCGAGGTGGAGATCGTGGACCTGGTCCTGAAACTTCGGGAGAAGCTG GTGTGGGCACAGGGCCACCAGCTCCCTGTGAAGGAGGCGACGCTGCAGCGGGCACAGCTGTACATCGAGACCATCATCGGCTCCCTGCCCAAAGACCTTCAGGCTGTCCTGTGCCCTCCCTAG
- the DENND6B gene encoding protein DENND6B isoform X15 encodes MDALSGAGPRRARGRPGARSSGVRAPAAPWARFSAWLECVCVVTFDLELGQALELVYPSDFRLTDKEKSSICYLSFPDSHSGCLGDTQFSFRIRQCGGQRSPWHDDRHYDTGAPVSLQREPAHYFGYVYFRQVKDSSVKRGYFQKSLVLVSRLPFVRLFQALLSLIAPEYFDKLAPCLEAVCNEIDQWPAPMPGQTLNLPVMGVILQVRIPSRVDKPESSAPKQCGHENLLPAPVVLSSVHELDLFSCLHPLKFCCDYRPYFTIHDSEFREFTTRTQAPPNVVLGVTNPFFIKMLQHWPHILRVGEPRMSGDLPKQVKLKKPSRLKTLDTKPGLYTAYTAHLHRDKALLKRLLKGLQKKRPSDMQTALLRRHLLELTQSFIIPLEHYMTSLMPLQKSIMPWKTPPQIRPFRQDDFLCSLEHAGPQLTCILKGDWLGLYRRFFKSPHFDGWYRQRHKEMVQKLEALHLEAICEAVRGLRGKQNIEAWMKDKSEVEIVDLVLKLREKLVWAQGHQLPVKEATLQRAQLYIETIIGSLPKDLQAVLCPP; translated from the exons CTGGTGTACCCCAGTGACTTCCGGCTCACGGACAAGGAG AAAAGCAGCATCTGCTACCTGTCCTTTCCTGACTCCCACTCAG GCTGCCTGGGGGACACTCAGTTCAGCTTCCGAATTCGTCAGTGTGGAGGGCAGAGGAGCCCCTGGCACGACGACAGGCACTATGACACTGGGGCTCCCGTGTCACTGCAG AGGGAGCCGGCACACTACTTTGGCTACGTGTACTTCAGGCAGGTGAAGGACAGCTCTGTGAAGAGGGGCTACTTCCAGAAG TCTCTGGTGCTGGTGTCCCGCCTGCCCTTTGTCCGGCTGTTCCAGGCGCTGCTGAGCCTGATCGCCCCTGAGTACTTTGACAAGCTCGCCCCCTGCCTGGAAGCAG TGTGCAATGAGATTGACCAGTGGCCGGCCCCCATGCCCGGGCAGACCCTGAACTTGCCTGTCATGGGAGTCATCCTCCAG GTGCGCATCCCTTCCAGGGTGGACAAGCCTGAATCTAGTGCTCCGAAGCAGTGTGGCCACGAG AACCTGCTGCCAGCCCCAGTGGTCCTCTCCAGCGTGCATGAGCTAGACCTGTTCAG CTGCCTGCATCCCCTGAAGTTCTGCTGTGACTACCGCCCCTACTTCACCATCCATGACAGCGAGTTCAGGGAGTTCACCACGCGTACACAGGCCCC aCCAAACGTGGTCCTGGGAGTCACAAACCCTTTCTTTATCAAAATGCTCCAGCACTGGCCCCACATCCTTCGTGTCGGGGAGCCCAGGATGTCAG GGGACCTTCCTAAGCAGGTTAAGCTGAAAAAGCCCTCAAGGCTGAAAACCCTTGACACCAAGCCAG GCCTCTACACTGCATACACGGCCCACCTCCACCGAGACAAGGCGCTGCTCAAACGGCTGCTCAAG GGCCTGCAGAAGAAGCGGCCGTCAGACATGCAGACCGCGCTGCTGAGGCGGCACCTCCTGGAGCTCACACAGAGCTTCATCATCCCCCTG GAGCACTACATGACCAGCCTCATGCCCCTGCAGAAGAGCATCATGCCCTGGAAG ACCCCTCCCCAGATCCGTCCCTTCCGCCAGGATGACTTCCTGTGTAGCCTGGAGCACGCGGGGCCCCAGCTCACCTGCATCCTCAAGGGTGACTGGCTGGGCCTCTACAG GAGGTTTTTCAAGTCCCCACATTTTGATGGCTGGTACCGGCAGCGGCACAAAGAGATGGTCCAGAAGCTGGAGGCCCTGCACCTCGAGGCCATCTGTGAGGCGGTGAGGGGCCTGAGGGGGAAG CAGAACATCGAGGCCTGGATGAAGGACAAGTCCGAGGTGGAGATCGTGGACCTGGTCCTGAAACTTCGGGAGAAGCTG GTGTGGGCACAGGGCCACCAGCTCCCTGTGAAGGAGGCGACGCTGCAGCGGGCACAGCTGTACATCGAGACCATCATCGGCTCCCTGCCCAAAGACCTTCAGGCTGTCCTGTGCCCTCCCTAG
- the DENND6B gene encoding protein DENND6B isoform X17 has protein sequence MDALSGAGPRRARGRPGARSSGVRAPAAPWARFSAWLECVCVVTFDLELGQALELVYPSDFRLTDKEKSSICYLSFPDSHSGCLGDTQFSFRIRQCGGQRSPWHDDRHYDTGAPVSLQREPAHYFGYVYFRQVKDSSVKRGYFQKSLVLVSRLPFVRLFQALLSLIAPEYFDKLAPCLEAVCNEIDQWPAPMPGQTLNLPVMGVILQVRIPSRVDKPESSAPKQCGHENLLPAPVVLSSVHELDLFSCLHPLKFCCDYRPYFTIHDSEFREFTTRTQAPPNVVLGVTNPFFIKMLQHWPHILRVGEPRMSGDLPKQVKLKKPSRLKTLDTKPGLYTAYTAHLHRDKALLKRLLKGLQKKRPSDMQTALLRRHLLELTQSFIIPLEHYMTSLMPLQKSIMPWKVGVETPPQIRPFRQDDFLCSLEHAGPQLTCILKGDWLGLYRRFFKSPHFDGWYRQRHKEMVQKLEALHLEAICEANIEAWMKDKSEVEIVDLVLKLREKLVWAQGHQLPVKEATLQRAQLYIETIIGSLPKDLQAVLCPP, from the exons CTGGTGTACCCCAGTGACTTCCGGCTCACGGACAAGGAG AAAAGCAGCATCTGCTACCTGTCCTTTCCTGACTCCCACTCAG GCTGCCTGGGGGACACTCAGTTCAGCTTCCGAATTCGTCAGTGTGGAGGGCAGAGGAGCCCCTGGCACGACGACAGGCACTATGACACTGGGGCTCCCGTGTCACTGCAG AGGGAGCCGGCACACTACTTTGGCTACGTGTACTTCAGGCAGGTGAAGGACAGCTCTGTGAAGAGGGGCTACTTCCAGAAG TCTCTGGTGCTGGTGTCCCGCCTGCCCTTTGTCCGGCTGTTCCAGGCGCTGCTGAGCCTGATCGCCCCTGAGTACTTTGACAAGCTCGCCCCCTGCCTGGAAGCAG TGTGCAATGAGATTGACCAGTGGCCGGCCCCCATGCCCGGGCAGACCCTGAACTTGCCTGTCATGGGAGTCATCCTCCAG GTGCGCATCCCTTCCAGGGTGGACAAGCCTGAATCTAGTGCTCCGAAGCAGTGTGGCCACGAG AACCTGCTGCCAGCCCCAGTGGTCCTCTCCAGCGTGCATGAGCTAGACCTGTTCAG CTGCCTGCATCCCCTGAAGTTCTGCTGTGACTACCGCCCCTACTTCACCATCCATGACAGCGAGTTCAGGGAGTTCACCACGCGTACACAGGCCCC aCCAAACGTGGTCCTGGGAGTCACAAACCCTTTCTTTATCAAAATGCTCCAGCACTGGCCCCACATCCTTCGTGTCGGGGAGCCCAGGATGTCAG GGGACCTTCCTAAGCAGGTTAAGCTGAAAAAGCCCTCAAGGCTGAAAACCCTTGACACCAAGCCAG GCCTCTACACTGCATACACGGCCCACCTCCACCGAGACAAGGCGCTGCTCAAACGGCTGCTCAAG GGCCTGCAGAAGAAGCGGCCGTCAGACATGCAGACCGCGCTGCTGAGGCGGCACCTCCTGGAGCTCACACAGAGCTTCATCATCCCCCTG GAGCACTACATGACCAGCCTCATGCCCCTGCAGAAGAGCATCATGCCCTGGAAGGTGGGGGTCGAG ACCCCTCCCCAGATCCGTCCCTTCCGCCAGGATGACTTCCTGTGTAGCCTGGAGCACGCGGGGCCCCAGCTCACCTGCATCCTCAAGGGTGACTGGCTGGGCCTCTACAG GAGGTTTTTCAAGTCCCCACATTTTGATGGCTGGTACCGGCAGCGGCACAAAGAGATGGTCCAGAAGCTGGAGGCCCTGCACCTCGAGGCCATCTGTGAGGCG AACATCGAGGCCTGGATGAAGGACAAGTCCGAGGTGGAGATCGTGGACCTGGTCCTGAAACTTCGGGAGAAGCTG GTGTGGGCACAGGGCCACCAGCTCCCTGTGAAGGAGGCGACGCTGCAGCGGGCACAGCTGTACATCGAGACCATCATCGGCTCCCTGCCCAAAGACCTTCAGGCTGTCCTGTGCCCTCCCTAG
- the DENND6B gene encoding protein DENND6B isoform X4 — MDALSGAGPRRARGRPGARSSGVRAPAAPWARFSAWLECVCVVTFDLELGQALELVYPSDFRLTDKEKSSICYLSFPDSHSGCLGDTQFSFRIRQCGGQRSPWHDDRHYDTGAPVSLQREPAHYFGYVYFRQVKDSSVKRGYFQKSLVLVSRLPFVRLFQALLSLIAPEYFDKLAPCLEAVCNEIDQWPAPMPGQTLNLPVMGVILQVRIPSRVDKPESSAPKQCGHENLLPAPVVLSSVHELDLFRCFQPVLAHVQTLWELMLLGEPLVVLAPSPAMSSEMVLALTRCLHPLKFCCDYRPYFTIHDSEFREFTTRTQAPPNVVLGVTNPFFIKMLQHWPHILRVGEPRMSGDLPKQVKLKKPSRLKTLDTKPGLYTAYTAHLHRDKALLKRLLKGLQKKRPSDMQTALLRRHLLELTQSFIIPLEHYMTSLMPLQKSIMPWKTPPQIRPFRQDDFLCSLEHAGPQLTCILKGDWLGLYRRFFKSPHFDGWYRQRHKEMVQKLEALHLEAICEAVRGLRGKQNIEAWMKDKSEVEIVDLVLKLREKLVWAQGHQLPVKEATLQRAQLYIETIIGSLPKDLQAVLCPP, encoded by the exons CTGGTGTACCCCAGTGACTTCCGGCTCACGGACAAGGAG AAAAGCAGCATCTGCTACCTGTCCTTTCCTGACTCCCACTCAG GCTGCCTGGGGGACACTCAGTTCAGCTTCCGAATTCGTCAGTGTGGAGGGCAGAGGAGCCCCTGGCACGACGACAGGCACTATGACACTGGGGCTCCCGTGTCACTGCAG AGGGAGCCGGCACACTACTTTGGCTACGTGTACTTCAGGCAGGTGAAGGACAGCTCTGTGAAGAGGGGCTACTTCCAGAAG TCTCTGGTGCTGGTGTCCCGCCTGCCCTTTGTCCGGCTGTTCCAGGCGCTGCTGAGCCTGATCGCCCCTGAGTACTTTGACAAGCTCGCCCCCTGCCTGGAAGCAG TGTGCAATGAGATTGACCAGTGGCCGGCCCCCATGCCCGGGCAGACCCTGAACTTGCCTGTCATGGGAGTCATCCTCCAG GTGCGCATCCCTTCCAGGGTGGACAAGCCTGAATCTAGTGCTCCGAAGCAGTGTGGCCACGAG AACCTGCTGCCAGCCCCAGTGGTCCTCTCCAGCGTGCATGAGCTAGACCTGTTCAG GTGCTTCCAGCCTGTGCTGGCCCACGTGCAGACGCTGTGGGAGCTCATGCTCCTCGGGGAGCCCCTGGTGGTCCTGGCGCCCTCGCCTGCCATGTCCTCGGAGATGGTGCTGGCCTTGACCCG CTGCCTGCATCCCCTGAAGTTCTGCTGTGACTACCGCCCCTACTTCACCATCCATGACAGCGAGTTCAGGGAGTTCACCACGCGTACACAGGCCCC aCCAAACGTGGTCCTGGGAGTCACAAACCCTTTCTTTATCAAAATGCTCCAGCACTGGCCCCACATCCTTCGTGTCGGGGAGCCCAGGATGTCAG GGGACCTTCCTAAGCAGGTTAAGCTGAAAAAGCCCTCAAGGCTGAAAACCCTTGACACCAAGCCAG GCCTCTACACTGCATACACGGCCCACCTCCACCGAGACAAGGCGCTGCTCAAACGGCTGCTCAAG GGCCTGCAGAAGAAGCGGCCGTCAGACATGCAGACCGCGCTGCTGAGGCGGCACCTCCTGGAGCTCACACAGAGCTTCATCATCCCCCTG GAGCACTACATGACCAGCCTCATGCCCCTGCAGAAGAGCATCATGCCCTGGAAG ACCCCTCCCCAGATCCGTCCCTTCCGCCAGGATGACTTCCTGTGTAGCCTGGAGCACGCGGGGCCCCAGCTCACCTGCATCCTCAAGGGTGACTGGCTGGGCCTCTACAG GAGGTTTTTCAAGTCCCCACATTTTGATGGCTGGTACCGGCAGCGGCACAAAGAGATGGTCCAGAAGCTGGAGGCCCTGCACCTCGAGGCCATCTGTGAGGCGGTGAGGGGCCTGAGGGGGAAG CAGAACATCGAGGCCTGGATGAAGGACAAGTCCGAGGTGGAGATCGTGGACCTGGTCCTGAAACTTCGGGAGAAGCTG GTGTGGGCACAGGGCCACCAGCTCCCTGTGAAGGAGGCGACGCTGCAGCGGGCACAGCTGTACATCGAGACCATCATCGGCTCCCTGCCCAAAGACCTTCAGGCTGTCCTGTGCCCTCCCTAG
- the DENND6B gene encoding protein DENND6B isoform X13, protein MDALSGAGPRRARGRPGARSSGVRAPAAPWARFSAWLECVCVVTFDLELGQALELVYPSDFRLTDKEKSSICYLSFPDSHSGCLGDTQFSFRIRQCGGQRSPWHDDRHYDTGAPVSLQREPAHYFGYVYFRQVKDSSVKRGYFQKSLVLVSRLPFVRLFQALLSLIAPEYFDKLAPCLEAVCNEIDQWPAPMPGQTLNLPVMGVILQVRIPSRVDKPESSAPKQCGHENLLPAPVVLSSVHELDLFSCLHPLKFCCDYRPYFTIHDSEFREFTTRTQAPPNVVLGVTNPFFIKMLQHWPHILRVGEPRMSGDLPKQVKLKKPSRLKTLDTKPGLYTAYTAHLHRDKALLKRLLKQGLQKKRPSDMQTALLRRHLLELTQSFIIPLEHYMTSLMPLQKSIMPWKVGVETPPQIRPFRQDDFLCSLEHAGPQLTCILKGDWLGLYRRFFKSPHFDGWYRQRHKEMVQKLEALHLEAICEAVRGLRGKQNIEAWMKDKSEVEIVDLVLKLREKLVWAQGHQLPVKEATLQRAQLYIETIIGSLPKDLQAVLCPP, encoded by the exons CTGGTGTACCCCAGTGACTTCCGGCTCACGGACAAGGAG AAAAGCAGCATCTGCTACCTGTCCTTTCCTGACTCCCACTCAG GCTGCCTGGGGGACACTCAGTTCAGCTTCCGAATTCGTCAGTGTGGAGGGCAGAGGAGCCCCTGGCACGACGACAGGCACTATGACACTGGGGCTCCCGTGTCACTGCAG AGGGAGCCGGCACACTACTTTGGCTACGTGTACTTCAGGCAGGTGAAGGACAGCTCTGTGAAGAGGGGCTACTTCCAGAAG TCTCTGGTGCTGGTGTCCCGCCTGCCCTTTGTCCGGCTGTTCCAGGCGCTGCTGAGCCTGATCGCCCCTGAGTACTTTGACAAGCTCGCCCCCTGCCTGGAAGCAG TGTGCAATGAGATTGACCAGTGGCCGGCCCCCATGCCCGGGCAGACCCTGAACTTGCCTGTCATGGGAGTCATCCTCCAG GTGCGCATCCCTTCCAGGGTGGACAAGCCTGAATCTAGTGCTCCGAAGCAGTGTGGCCACGAG AACCTGCTGCCAGCCCCAGTGGTCCTCTCCAGCGTGCATGAGCTAGACCTGTTCAG CTGCCTGCATCCCCTGAAGTTCTGCTGTGACTACCGCCCCTACTTCACCATCCATGACAGCGAGTTCAGGGAGTTCACCACGCGTACACAGGCCCC aCCAAACGTGGTCCTGGGAGTCACAAACCCTTTCTTTATCAAAATGCTCCAGCACTGGCCCCACATCCTTCGTGTCGGGGAGCCCAGGATGTCAG GGGACCTTCCTAAGCAGGTTAAGCTGAAAAAGCCCTCAAGGCTGAAAACCCTTGACACCAAGCCAG GCCTCTACACTGCATACACGGCCCACCTCCACCGAGACAAGGCGCTGCTCAAACGGCTGCTCAAG CAGGGCCTGCAGAAGAAGCGGCCGTCAGACATGCAGACCGCGCTGCTGAGGCGGCACCTCCTGGAGCTCACACAGAGCTTCATCATCCCCCTG GAGCACTACATGACCAGCCTCATGCCCCTGCAGAAGAGCATCATGCCCTGGAAGGTGGGGGTCGAG ACCCCTCCCCAGATCCGTCCCTTCCGCCAGGATGACTTCCTGTGTAGCCTGGAGCACGCGGGGCCCCAGCTCACCTGCATCCTCAAGGGTGACTGGCTGGGCCTCTACAG GAGGTTTTTCAAGTCCCCACATTTTGATGGCTGGTACCGGCAGCGGCACAAAGAGATGGTCCAGAAGCTGGAGGCCCTGCACCTCGAGGCCATCTGTGAGGCGGTGAGGGGCCTGAGGGGGAAG CAGAACATCGAGGCCTGGATGAAGGACAAGTCCGAGGTGGAGATCGTGGACCTGGTCCTGAAACTTCGGGAGAAGCTG GTGTGGGCACAGGGCCACCAGCTCCCTGTGAAGGAGGCGACGCTGCAGCGGGCACAGCTGTACATCGAGACCATCATCGGCTCCCTGCCCAAAGACCTTCAGGCTGTCCTGTGCCCTCCCTAG
- the DENND6B gene encoding protein DENND6B isoform X3 gives MDALSGAGPRRARGRPGARSSGVRAPAAPWARFSAWLECVCVVTFDLELGQALELVYPSDFRLTDKEKSSICYLSFPDSHSGCLGDTQFSFRIRQCGGQRSPWHDDRHYDTGAPVSLQREPAHYFGYVYFRQVKDSSVKRGYFQKSLVLVSRLPFVRLFQALLSLIAPEYFDKLAPCLEAVCNEIDQWPAPMPGQTLNLPVMGVILQVRIPSRVDKPESSAPKQCGHENLLPAPVVLSSVHELDLFRCFQPVLAHVQTLWELMLLGEPLVVLAPSPAMSSEMVLALTRCLHPLKFCCDYRPYFTIHDSEFREFTTRTQAPPNVVLGVTNPFFIKMLQHWPHILRVGEPRMSGDLPKQVKLKKPSRLKTLDTKPGLYTAYTAHLHRDKALLKRLLKQGLQKKRPSDMQTALLRRHLLELTQSFIIPLEHYMTSLMPLQKSIMPWKTPPQIRPFRQDDFLCSLEHAGPQLTCILKGDWLGLYRRFFKSPHFDGWYRQRHKEMVQKLEALHLEAICEAVRGLRGKQNIEAWMKDKSEVEIVDLVLKLREKLVWAQGHQLPVKEATLQRAQLYIETIIGSLPKDLQAVLCPP, from the exons CTGGTGTACCCCAGTGACTTCCGGCTCACGGACAAGGAG AAAAGCAGCATCTGCTACCTGTCCTTTCCTGACTCCCACTCAG GCTGCCTGGGGGACACTCAGTTCAGCTTCCGAATTCGTCAGTGTGGAGGGCAGAGGAGCCCCTGGCACGACGACAGGCACTATGACACTGGGGCTCCCGTGTCACTGCAG AGGGAGCCGGCACACTACTTTGGCTACGTGTACTTCAGGCAGGTGAAGGACAGCTCTGTGAAGAGGGGCTACTTCCAGAAG TCTCTGGTGCTGGTGTCCCGCCTGCCCTTTGTCCGGCTGTTCCAGGCGCTGCTGAGCCTGATCGCCCCTGAGTACTTTGACAAGCTCGCCCCCTGCCTGGAAGCAG TGTGCAATGAGATTGACCAGTGGCCGGCCCCCATGCCCGGGCAGACCCTGAACTTGCCTGTCATGGGAGTCATCCTCCAG GTGCGCATCCCTTCCAGGGTGGACAAGCCTGAATCTAGTGCTCCGAAGCAGTGTGGCCACGAG AACCTGCTGCCAGCCCCAGTGGTCCTCTCCAGCGTGCATGAGCTAGACCTGTTCAG GTGCTTCCAGCCTGTGCTGGCCCACGTGCAGACGCTGTGGGAGCTCATGCTCCTCGGGGAGCCCCTGGTGGTCCTGGCGCCCTCGCCTGCCATGTCCTCGGAGATGGTGCTGGCCTTGACCCG CTGCCTGCATCCCCTGAAGTTCTGCTGTGACTACCGCCCCTACTTCACCATCCATGACAGCGAGTTCAGGGAGTTCACCACGCGTACACAGGCCCC aCCAAACGTGGTCCTGGGAGTCACAAACCCTTTCTTTATCAAAATGCTCCAGCACTGGCCCCACATCCTTCGTGTCGGGGAGCCCAGGATGTCAG GGGACCTTCCTAAGCAGGTTAAGCTGAAAAAGCCCTCAAGGCTGAAAACCCTTGACACCAAGCCAG GCCTCTACACTGCATACACGGCCCACCTCCACCGAGACAAGGCGCTGCTCAAACGGCTGCTCAAG CAGGGCCTGCAGAAGAAGCGGCCGTCAGACATGCAGACCGCGCTGCTGAGGCGGCACCTCCTGGAGCTCACACAGAGCTTCATCATCCCCCTG GAGCACTACATGACCAGCCTCATGCCCCTGCAGAAGAGCATCATGCCCTGGAAG ACCCCTCCCCAGATCCGTCCCTTCCGCCAGGATGACTTCCTGTGTAGCCTGGAGCACGCGGGGCCCCAGCTCACCTGCATCCTCAAGGGTGACTGGCTGGGCCTCTACAG GAGGTTTTTCAAGTCCCCACATTTTGATGGCTGGTACCGGCAGCGGCACAAAGAGATGGTCCAGAAGCTGGAGGCCCTGCACCTCGAGGCCATCTGTGAGGCGGTGAGGGGCCTGAGGGGGAAG CAGAACATCGAGGCCTGGATGAAGGACAAGTCCGAGGTGGAGATCGTGGACCTGGTCCTGAAACTTCGGGAGAAGCTG GTGTGGGCACAGGGCCACCAGCTCCCTGTGAAGGAGGCGACGCTGCAGCGGGCACAGCTGTACATCGAGACCATCATCGGCTCCCTGCCCAAAGACCTTCAGGCTGTCCTGTGCCCTCCCTAG